The DNA region TGGTTCCTTTTTTTGCCGGCATTCCCCTGCGCACCGGCTGGCGTGGAGAGATGCGCTACGGCCTGCTGAATGACTGGCGCCCGCTCGACAAAAAACGTTATCCGCTGATGGTGCAGCGCTACCTGGCCCTGGCCTATGCGCGGGATGCGGCCCTGCCAGCCGATTTCCCCTATCCGCAATTGCAGCTGGACCCGTCCCGGCGCCAACCGCTATTAACAAAGTTCGCCTTGCACTTGAATCGGCCGCTCCTGATACTCTGCCCCGGCGCCGAGTACGGCTCTGCCAAGCGCTGGCCCGAGGCCTATTACGCCACTGTCGCCGCGCAAAGAATCCGCGCCGGATGGCAAGTGTGGCTGCTGGGTTCAGCTAAGGATCAGCCAGTGGCAGAGACAATCCGCGACCAATTGCCGCCAACACTCCAGGTGCATATGAATAACCTGGCCGGGCGCACTAACCTGGGCGAGGCGATCGCCTTGATGGCCTGTGCCGATGCGGTACTCAGTAATGATTCCGGATTGATGCACATCGCGGCGGCGCTAAACCGTCCGCTGGTGGTGGTCTTCGGTTCTACCTCACCGGAGCACACCCCGCCACTGTCACAGCGGGTGCGCGTGGTGACGAATACCCTGGAGTGCTCGCCCTGTTTTGAACGCGAATGCCCCCTGGGACATCACAAATGCCTGCGCGAACTGAAACCGGCACAGGTGCAGGCCGAGCTGGATGAATTGCTGGCAAGTCCGGCAACGGTTTCATAACCCCTGATAATGGATGGCCTGTGCAGTCTGATTTCCAACAGCGATTAATCCTGCGCGATGAACTGCAAACCCTGTGGCAGGGGCAGGACATTTTTGCCCTGGTGCAGCAGCTGGACGGAGACCTGGTGCGCGATGTGCCCGGTCGGCAGACCCTGCGCTTTACCCTCAATGGCAAGGCTTATTACTGCAAGCGGCACACCGGGGTTGGCTGGGGTGAAATCCTCAAAAACCTGTTATCCCTGC from Cellvibrio japonicus Ueda107 includes:
- the waaF gene encoding lipopolysaccharide heptosyltransferase II, whose product is MTMDFPASLKAIRTILIVGPAWIGDMMMAQSLFILLKRRNPQVKLHLLASAWTRPLVAAMPEIDEVIDMPFGHGQLDVMARYRLGKSLADRGYDQAILLPNSFKSALVPFFAGIPLRTGWRGEMRYGLLNDWRPLDKKRYPLMVQRYLALAYARDAALPADFPYPQLQLDPSRRQPLLTKFALHLNRPLLILCPGAEYGSAKRWPEAYYATVAAQRIRAGWQVWLLGSAKDQPVAETIRDQLPPTLQVHMNNLAGRTNLGEAIALMACADAVLSNDSGLMHIAAALNRPLVVVFGSTSPEHTPPLSQRVRVVTNTLECSPCFERECPLGHHKCLRELKPAQVQAELDELLASPATVS